From Antennarius striatus isolate MH-2024 chromosome 9, ASM4005453v1, whole genome shotgun sequence, one genomic window encodes:
- the cmtm6 gene encoding CKLF-like MARVEL transmembrane domain-containing protein 6 isoform X2, producing the protein MALNEVYSQTTAPNPESSWFTVPSHTLDSLRFAVKVCEVLLSLDVCLLVVIGNCYICMGTVFLYLLISTFAFLASLVLLIFLSTKLHTQADAVFCSYLDLCHTTSMALLFLIASTVFFIDYHEEMIGIGVAVCGLLTTVVFCVDIGLFLKFNDLPLKTDRTPELGHGDSVEWDGPPGQETLTMPLLE; encoded by the exons ATGGCCCTGAATGAAGTTTACTCCCAGACCACCGCGCCCAACCCAGAGTCCTCCTGGTTCACCGTCCCGTCACACACGCTGGACTCACTCCGCTTCGCGGTGAAAGTGTGTGAAGTG CTGCTGTCCTTGGACGTCTGTCTCTTGGTGGTCATTGGCAATTGCTACATCTGCATGGGCACCGTCTTCCTTTACCTGCTGATCAGCACCTTTGCCTTCTTGGCCTCGCTAGtgctcctcatcttcctctccaccaAACTCCATACCCAGGCAGACGCCGTCTTCTGTTCCTATCTG GACCTGTGCCACACCACCTCCATGGCCCTGCTGTTCCTCATCGCCTCCACCGTCTTCTTCATAGACTACCACGAAGAGATGATTGGGATAGGTGTTGCG gtctgcGGCCTCTTGACAACGGTGGTGTTCTGTGTGGACATCGGTCTGTTCCTGAAGTTCAACGACCTTCCCTTGAAGACCGACAGGACGCCGGAGTTGGGTCACGGTGACTCGGTGGAGTGGGACGGTCCACCAGGACAGGAGACACTGACCATGCCCCTCCTAGAGTAA
- the cmtm6 gene encoding CKLF-like MARVEL transmembrane domain-containing protein 6 isoform X1 encodes MALNEVYSQTTAPNPESSWFTVPSHTLGSVRFVVKVCEVLLSLVAFVLEELVQACSRCSALYLFEFVSCTTFIFTLALLVILATTLQTRVGGVCWPRVDLCYTALAILLLFIASTVYSVQNGNSTIEKTAVAFGFLATVAFIVDVGLFLKFNGLPWKTDGTPKLGHGDPVEGGGPPEKEKLTTPLQA; translated from the exons ATGGCCCTGAATGAAGTTTACTCCCAGACCACCGCGCCCAACCCAGAGTCCTCCTGGTTCACCGTCCCGTCACACACTCTGGGCTCGGTCCGCTTCGTGGTGAAAGTGTGTGAAGTG CTGCTGTCCCTGGTGGCCTTCGTCCTGGAGGAGTTGGTCCAGGCCTGCTCCCGCTGCAGCGCCCTCTACCTGTTCGAGTTCGTCAGCTGCACCACCTTCATCTTCACGCTAGCGCTCCTCGTCATCCTCGCCACCACCCTCCAGACCCGGGTGGGCGGGGTCTGCTGGCCCCGTGTG gacCTGTGCTACACCGCCCTTGCCATCCTGTTGCTCTTCATCGCCTCCACCGTCTACTCCGTACAGAACGGCAACTCAACCATCGAGAAGACCGCGGTG gcctTCGGCTTCTTGGCGACGGTGGCGTTCATTGTGGACGTTGGTCTGTTCCTAAAGTTCAACGGTCTTCCCTGGAAGACTGACGGGACGCCCAAGTTGGGTCACGGTGACCCGGTGGAAGGGGGCGGTCCAccagaaaaggaaaaactgaccacacccctcCAAGCGTAA